The following proteins are co-located in the Pomacea canaliculata isolate SZHN2017 linkage group LG8, ASM307304v1, whole genome shotgun sequence genome:
- the LOC112570919 gene encoding uncharacterized protein LOC112570919, with protein sequence MFQKCLVFLTIYLVAEMSLSLLLPSEREDVMGKYWFMNRYQCERLCWYRKLCKTYSYIYNRTLATDGNCVLHADNISTNTTSGVSTAWIEREAFWNTELQDNGCRSRPCNETQVCVPTFDPPFYTCLPFPEECKAPSRDDGVYSNMTLLQGQRTEFTCNSSRLWVPRHADKTVTCQVNGKYSSLKGTCKIAIYHSPIVPFNAPLPEVVREGWEACIKGIFLPIETERMTFNFHDVPTASCDYNRTNGGNIYLTLDFRYSLVESFMKCGGTVL encoded by the exons ATGTTTCAGAAGTGTTTGGTGTTTCTTACAATTTATCTCGTCGCTGAAATGTCTTTGTCACTCTTGTTGCCAAGTGAACGAGAGGACGTGATGGGAAAGTACTGGTTCATGAACAGATATCAGTGTGAACGACTTTGTTGGTACCGCAAACTGTGTAAGACCTACTCTTACATCTACAACAGGACCCTGGCCACTGATGGTAACTGTGTTCTACACGCTGACAACATCTCTACAAACACAACAAGCGGGGTGTCCACAGCCTGGATTGAAAGGGAAGCTTTCTGGAACACTGAA CTCCAAGACAACGGGTGTCGTAGCCGACCCTGTAATGAAACTCAGGTGTGTGTGCCCACCTTTGACCCTCCCTTCTACACATGCCTGCCGTTTCCTGAAG AATGCAAAGCGCCCTCACGTGATGACGGTGTCTACAGTAATATGACACTACTCCAGGGTCAAAGGACAGAGTTCACGTGCAACTCGTCTCGGCTCTGGGTTCCACGTCACGCCGACAAGACGGTCACGTGTCAAGTAAACGGAAAGTACAGCAGTCTGAAAGGAACGTGTAAAATTGCCATCTACCATTCACCG ATCGTTCCCTTCAATGCTCCGTTGCCCGAAGTCGTCAGAGAAGGATGGGAGGCCTGTATTAAAGGTATTTTCCTCCCCATCGAAACTGAAAG GATGACTTTCAACTTTCACGATGTTCCGACCGCCTCGTGTGATTACAATCGTACTAATGGTGGGAACATATACCTTACACTTGATTTCCGTTACTCTTTGGTGGAATCTTTCATGAAATGTGGTGGTACCGTGCTGTGA
- the LOC112570319 gene encoding uncharacterized protein LOC112570319, giving the protein MNRYQCERLCWYRKLCKTYSYIYNRTLASDVVYEQLQDNGCCARHCKETEVCVPTYDSPFYKCLPFSAECQAPPQVDGTYDSDRLVQGQRTNFTCNSSLLWIPRHADKTVTCQVTGKYSGLKGTCENTTHYSPSIPFNKPLPDLTAKEWEACFKGIFIGTQRMTFNFHDRQDASCDFNPNNYGNIYLSLDFRHNFVVTQEVMWATGLNNCSWSPHSIGPLLLQPSNYFEITLRILFNNTMQIIYKDHPTQQLDLVSNHINLTKVTYLEILNHVKLFYVNVIKGCDWLYK; this is encoded by the exons ATGAACAGGTATCAGTGTGAACGACTTTGTTGGTACCGGAAACTGTGTAAGACCTACTCTTACATCTACAACAGGACCCTGGCCTCTGATG TTGTTTATGAACAGCTCCAAGACAACGGATGTTGCGCCCGCCATTGCAAAGAAACTGAGGTGTGCGTTCCCACCTATGATTCACCTTTCTACAAGTGTCTACCTTTTTCTGCAG AATGTCAAGCGCCGCCTCAAGTTGACGGTACCTACGACAGTGACAGGCTAGTCCAGGGTCAAAGGACAAACTTCACGTGCAACTCGTCTCTACTGTGGATTCCTCGTCACGCCGACAAGACGGTCACGTGTCAAGTCACCGGCAAGTACAGCGGACTCAAAGGGACGTGTGAAAACACAACCCACTACTCACCG AGTATTCCATTCAACAAGCCACTACCGGATCTCACTGCAAAAGAATGGGAGGCCTGCTTCAAGGGTATTTTCATTGGAACTCAAAG AATGACATTCAACTTTCACGACAGGCAGGATGCTTCGTGTGATTTCAATCCTAATAATTATGGGAACATTTACCTCTCACTTGATTTCCGTCACAACTTTGTGGTCACCCAAGAAGTGATGTGGGCCACTGGTCTGAATAACTGCTCCTGGTCTCCTCATTCAATAGGACCTCTTCTACTACAGCCCAGCAACTACTTCGAGATTACTCTGAGGATCTTGTTTAACAACACAATGCAG ATTATCTACAAAGATCACCCAACCCAACAACTCGACCTGGTGTCAAACCACATCAACTTGACAAAAGTCACGTACTTGGAGATTCTAAATCATGTCAAACTTTTCTACGTCAACGTCATCAAAGGATGTGACTGGCTCTACAAATAA